A segment of the Candidatus Rokuibacteriota bacterium genome:
GGGCCTCGAGCTCCACCAGGAGCCCCAGCTCAAGCCCTACATCGACCTGCCGCGCATGGCCGAGCGCGCCCAGCTCATGGTGAAGGAGAGCCTGGACGCCTTCGTGGCCCGCGACACGGCGCTGGCCCGCCGGGTCTGCGCGGCGGACGGGGAAGTGGACGCGCTCAAGGAGCAGATCTTTCGCGAGCTGCTCACCTTCATGATGGAGGATCCCCGGACCATCCCGCGGGCGATCCGGTTGATCCTCATCTCGCGCTTCCTCGAGCGCGTGGCCGACCACGCGACGAACATCGCCGAGATGGTGATCTACATGGT
Coding sequences within it:
- a CDS encoding phosphate transport system regulatory protein PhoU, which gives rise to GLELHQEPQLKPYIDLPRMAERAQLMVKESLDAFVARDTALARRVCAADGEVDALKEQIFRELLTFMMEDPRTIPRAIRLILISRFLERVADHATNIAEMVIYMVESKMVRHTLA